A window of the Apteryx mantelli isolate bAptMan1 unplaced genomic scaffold, bAptMan1.hap1 HAP1_SCAFFOLD_75, whole genome shotgun sequence genome harbors these coding sequences:
- the LOC136996725 gene encoding perilipin-3-like, with product MKECIYLGQDKLEDKLPNLQEPDDKITVSELVSPSITGAEDAAIRVVVLEAAREVVQRVLESARSVVTSQGMAVDCEAGKITDRSVEAVPGKSDHHFPITDEELADLVVSVEGTEGAAVQQQSDHQGYFIHLSSLPTHLHQKAYQCFLAKVRKIKTVTQETFSKLQEVIELIDCVKQGIDQKLQNGQEKLHQMWLTWNKKQPKESEDATSLELKIVWLEVQILAMSHGITQQLQHTLQTLLANSQGFPSNIQDKMQQVQQELQETHNSLQAAASFQDLSRNILTQKHHLMNTGQECMDELLEYVEHNRPLAWLVGPFTPSSRASVGSQKGTKEKEAAEEERESKAGQEEVARIGIGYTLCL from the exons ATGAAGGAATGTATTTACCTGGGACAGGACAAATTGGAAGACAAGCTGCCAAACCTGCAAGAACCAGATGACAAGATAACAGTTTCTG AGCTGGTGTCACCCAGCATCACTGGTGCCGAAGACGCTGCGATCAGAGTGGTGGtgttggaggcagccagggaagttgttcagagagtcctGGAGTCTGCTAGGTCCGTGGTGACCAGCCAGGGCATGGCAGTGGATTGCGAAGCAGGCAAGATCACTGACAGAAGTGtggaagctgtgccaggaaaatcggatcaccatttccccatcacagatgaggaactag ctgacctTGTGGTCTCTGTGGAGGGGACTGAAGGGGCAGCTGTCCAGCAGCAGTCAGACCATCAGGGTTATTTCATACATCTGAGTTCCTTGCCCACTCATCTGCATCAAAAAGCCTACCAGTGCTTCTTAGCCAAAGTGAGGAAGATCAAGACGGTCACGCAGGAGACTTTCTCAAAGTTGCAGGAGGTCATTGAGCTG ATTGATTGTGTCAAGCAGGGTATTGAtcagaagcttcaaaatgggcaggagaagctgcaccaGATGTGGCTGACCTGGAACAAGAAGCAGCCAAAAGAGAGTGAGGACGCAACTTCCTTGGAGCTGAAGATAGTG TGGCTGGAGGTCCAGATTCTGGCCATGTCTCATGGCATCACCCAGCAACTGCAGCACACTCTGCAGACTCTACTGGCCAACAGCCAAGGCTTCCCATCCAACATCCAGGACAAGatgcagcaggtacagcaggaattacaggagacccacaactccttgcaggctgctgcttctttccaagacCTGTCCAGGAACATCCTGACCCAGAAACACCATTTAATGAACACAGGCCAGGAGTGCATGGATGAACTGCTGGAGTATGTGGAACATAATAGACCTCTTGCCTGGCTGGTGGGACCTTTCACACCATCTTCTAGAGCCTCTGTAGGAtcacaaaaagggacaaaagagaaggaag cagcagaggaggagagggaaagtaaagcagGACAGGAAGAGGTAGCCAGAATTGGCATTGGCTATACCTTGTGCTTGTAG
- the LOC136996726 gene encoding perilipin-3-like, translated as MSPTSAGGRHLEQQAAINLVANLTLVSSACDVVSTAYVSTKESHPYIRSVGEAAEQGVKSVTEATATCVQPVLTTLEPQVAVANEYASKGLDKVGEKLPLLQKSMDQVLSDTKELMSSRVADAKDAVSSKVTEVIDATKEALQSGMEAARSAVTSSVAMVTDSRVCQMAASRAGAVLEETGDDLSLPIGNEELAKLAASGEGTDIISMEQQQEKQRYSVRLGSLSDELRQFAYLHSTDKMKRAWQGMQEALAQLHCIIELIEVFKQGFNQKLQEGQEKLCQMWLDWSKKCPRESGDASSAKPEEMESLALLMARSITHQLQITCCKIVSAIQGLPSSLQNKVKQSLGNLEEFHAAFSAASSFQDLSSSILTQSQGKLAVIQKYMEELLDYLKNNMPLSWLVGPFSPREEKEAQTVGAGTHETSATLM; from the exons ATGTCTCCCACATCAGCGGGGGGGAGACACTTGGAACAGCAG gctgcaataaatctggtggctaacctgaccttggtcagctctgcctgtgatgtggtttctacagcttatgtctccaccaaggagagccACCCCTACATCAGATCCGTGggtgaggcagcagagcaaggagtgaAGAGTGTGACTGAAGCCACAGCTACCTGTGTGCAACCAGTTCTGACTACACTAGAGCCTCAAG ttgctgtggcAAATGAATATGCCTCCAAGGGCTTGGATAAAGTAGGGGAGAAGCTCCCTCTCCTTCAAAAGTCAATGGACCAG GTTCTCTCTGACACAAAAGAGCTAATGTCATCCAGAGTGGCTGATGCAAAGGATGCTGTGAGCAGCAAAGTGACAGAGGTGATAGATGCAACCAAGGAGGCTCTTCAGAGTGGCATGGAGGCTGCCAGATCTGCAGTGACCAGCAGTGTGGCAATGGTTACAGATTCCAGAGTGTGCCAGATGGCTgcgagcagagcaggagctgtgctggaggaaaCAGGAGATGACCTCAGTCTGCCTATTGGAAATGAGGAACTAG CCAAACTGGCAGCATCTGGGGAGGGCACAGACATAATATctatggagcagcagcaggagaagcagaggtaCTCTGTGCGGTTGGGGTCTCTCTCTGATGAACTCCGCCAGTTTGCCTACCTGCACTCAACTGATAAAATGAAGCGGGCCTGGCAGGGCATGCAGGAGGCCCTTGCACAGCTTCACTGCATCATTGAACTG attGAAGTGTTTAAGCAAGGATTTAACCAAAAgcttcaggaagggcaagagaAACTATGCCAGATGTGGCTGGACTGGAGTAAGAAGTGTCCTAGGGAGAGTGGAGATGCAAGCTCTGCAAAGCCAGAG GAGATGGAGTCTCTGGCCCTGCTCATGGCACGCAGTATCACACATCAGCTGCAGATCACCTGCTGTAAAATAGTATCTGCAATCCAAGGCCTGCCTTCAAGCCTTCAGAATAAGGTGAAACAATCTCTTGGTAACCTAGAGGAGTTtcatgctgctttctcagcagcAAGCTCCTTCCAGGACTTGTCCAGCAGCATCTTGACCCAGAGCCAGGGGAAGCTGGCTGTGATCCAGAAGTacatggaggagctgctggactacctgaagaacaacatgcctctctcttggctggtgGGACCCTTCtctccaagggaggagaaggaagcacagaCAGTAGGAGCAGGGACCCATGAAACCTCTGCCACCCTCATGTAA